GACCCAAGTAAAACGTACATCTAACGTATCTTTACCAGCTTCCATCTGATAACTATCTGCAGCCGTCGTGAACACTGATTTGTGCGTAGGTAAATCTGTACCAATCAGGCCTGTTTGTGCCACATAAGTCATAGGCGCCGCAGTATCATCCATTAGGACAAAGTTGTGGTCAGTAGTGTCTGAAGCACGATGTTTCAATAGTTCAAGATGCCGTAAGTCACCGCCTGTGGTATCAATCTCGGCGCTGAATAAATCTGTTTCTACATGAACACGCTTACCAGGCAACAAACGAAAGCCTGAGTCTTGCACCAAAGCTGCATTTTCTTTATTAGGATCTAAAGCTGCTGTAGGTGTTTGACCATTTGTGACTTGCGGTACGCTTGCATCTTGCGCTTGAGTACTCTCGGTTCCACTATCTGCAGGCAAATGTTGGCGCTGCCAACCATCCCATAACATAAGGATTGAAAAAGACAAAATAACAAATAAAATCAGGCGTTTGGTATCCATAAATCTCTAATCTTGATAGGTGATATGTATTTTATATATCTGGGTTATTGGGGATAAATTAATTTTAATGCTGTGGATTTAAGATACAGGGTCATGACCGCCAGGATGCCAAGGATGACATTTAGCCAATCTTACAATTGCATAGCGCGTTCCATGTAAAGCACCATGTTTCTGGATCGCCTCGATCGCATATTGTGAACAAGTGGGGCTAAAGCGACATTGTTGCCCAAAAAATGGGCTCAAGGTTAACTGATAAAATTTAATAACGCTAATAAGTACTTTTCTCATCGCTTTATCAAACTTTCAGCCTTCAGTGGCTAACCGAAGACTCGGTTATTTGTTCTTTAATTTGATAATTTAAACGTCGACTTAAGCTAGCAAATAACTCGTTGAGCTCCAGCAC
This genomic window from Methyloradius palustris contains:
- the yidD gene encoding membrane protein insertion efficiency factor YidD — translated: MRKVLISVIKFYQLTLSPFFGQQCRFSPTCSQYAIEAIQKHGALHGTRYAIVRLAKCHPWHPGGHDPVS